GAACATCAGAAATTCCTTGTTCCAGAGTAAAATTTTTCTCATGAAAATAGTAAGGCATTACTTTATCTTCGCTATTGTACTGAAAATGACCAATCCAGATAATATCCGGATATACCCTTACTTCCAGAGTAGCGTTTTTCTTACTGGCATAATAAGCACAGCTATTGATGTAAAAGGCAAATTTATAATCAATCACTGAAAAAGGATTGAGAAATTTCGCCAACATTAATACGTAGTTCTTGGGAAACTGAGCCTGTTGTGAGAATACGGTTTGCTTTACTTTTTCTCCTTTTTTAGGGAGTAAGTCTTTGCCTCCTGTTTCATTAATATAGATGGTGGTTTTATCATGCTTTTCTTTTCTGAAGCATCCTTTATTTTCACGATCAATTACAGATACAGTAATTTCTTTATTCTTTTTTGCATCCGGACCGATGGTTTCATAGATCAATGCGGCTTGATTGTACTCTAAATAGCTGAAATCAATCTCTACTCTACGGTTCTTTTTGTATGCTTCTTCGGTTTTTCCTGATACGGCAGGGTTTACTTCACCATATCCTCTCGTTTTTATTCTGTTTTTAAGAAGTCCTCCTTTTACAAAAAAGTCTTTTACTGCCTGTGCTCTTCTTTCAGAAAGGCCCTGATTATAATCCAGGGTACCTCTATCATCTGCATGCCCGGAAAGGGTCATATCCAGATGTTGATTATATAATAGAAAGTCTAATATCGTTTGTAAAACGTCTCTTTCATTGGGGCGTATTTCTGCTCTATCAAAAGCAAAATGAATCCTGCTGGTCACCAGCTGAGTTTCGGAAGTTACTTTTTTAAATTTTGTGCTGCCCTCTTTAAAGACCACAAAATGTTCTCCATTATCATCTACATTAATTTGTCTAAATGTGCATTTATGGGTATTCTTTGTATTTTTATCGGGTAGCCCTACTTTGGTTGGGGTATTGGTTACGGAACTTTCTATGCCTTTACTTACTACATTATTCTGAATCCTAAGAAAACGTGCGTGGGTCTTGTCTTTACCATCAGTTACTTCAAGCCCTGAGGCTGTTTTTACTCTTACGTAAAATTCCTCCTTAGCTTTAGGTTTACCTATTATACCGTACCATTGATATGTATTTCCTATTTTAAGATTAATCTGTCCATCCACAACGTCTACGTCATAATAGGTGAAAATCAGTTTATCATCCTTAAGACCTTTTCCTCCTTCTACAACTTTGTAAACGTCTACAAACACTTTTTCCCCATTCAATCCCTCTGTATCTAAACGAAGATAGATAAGATGTCCGTAGGAAAACACATAGCTTTTTCTTGAATCTTCACCTCCTCTTTGCTTGCACCAGGCACTATCTATAATTCTGGGTTCAGTCCAGCCTTTTACATACAATCCTGTGGTATTGGAGTCTCTTTTTCCCGAAAGACTTGCTTCTATATAGTAATAATAGCTTCCACAATATTTTTTTGGAATCTTAAACTTATACCCAACTGCAGATGCTTTTTTCTCAATAACCCCTTGTCTGTCTGCCGTTTGCTTTATCCATACTACCGGTTTTTTCTTTTCCTCAGCAGTAGTACCCGGCAGCCAATCATTCACCTCAAAAGTTACCTCCTTATCGGCTAAAAGTGTCACTCTTTTTCCCAGCACTGTCATATCAGGATGATAAGGACCTTTAAATTTTATTGTTTTAACTCCTTTTGCCATTTCTGTTATTTTAAATTACCTCATCACCCTCACCAGAAGGCTGATCCTTATACATTGATTCTGTATCTACCAAAGGATTGATCTGCTGTTGTACATCCTTATCGGCATTTTTAAAGTTCTGTTGACTGGCTTCTGCCTTTTGACCATGATCTATGATTTCTATACAAGGTGTTCCGGCAACGGCACAAATTGCCTTGCTGTCTTCCAGAATAATGTATCCGCCATTGCTTAGCTGTACCTTTTCATAGAATTTTTGCCATTCGGTGACCATGATTTTGCATGGTGGCGGCGGACCTCCATTTTTTGTGCAGTTTCCGAATGTATTTTTCTCAAAGGTTGCTCCTCCAATTTCCTTTGTGGTAACGATTAGTTTTTTAGAGGCATTTTTATCGTTCGCATATTCTTTCTGATGAGAAAGTACCTTAAGCTTATCCGGAGCCTGCCCGAACTGGCACTTGCACATCGCTCCCTGTACTACAATATGTTTTTCTGCCATAACTATTGTTCTTTATTGGATACTACAAGTCTTGTGAGGTACTGATTTCCGAATTCAAGGCGAACAAAATTAGTATTCATCTTGAAAGTAACTACCGTTAATGCCTTTGATGAGTTTTCATCAGTGTCTACCGTTGTCTGGTAAAGCTGTGCATTATATCTTGCAAATTTTGTTTGACATTCTGTAGGTGAACTTTCATTGAAAATTAAACCATAGGGTAATCCTGATACTTTTTTATCTCCGTAATACTGTAAAGCATAGTATTCTTCTCCATCATTCATTTTGGCGTAGATCATATTGAAAACTTCTTCAATATCCCAGCTTGAATATTTTCCGCCTTTGCAGGTTTCACATTCAGGTTCGGTTGGCTGTATCTGGAGAAGTTTTGTAAAGGTATCAGCGGTAGCGGGCAGGGAAATAAATTGTTTTTTACTAAATAATCCCTGTAGTTTTTTGGAGGTTGTTTTCTCTATCAATCTTCTGTTTTCAATCTCTGCTATCTGGGCTTCTGCCTGTGCTTCCGCTTCTTCCATCTGATCATGTGCAGGTGCTGCAGCATCTGCTACGGCTTGGGCTGATGAAGTTTTGGCTCCTTTATGATTCAATAGAAATTCCTTGATTTCTTTTTCCAGCTTGCCTGTTGATTTGGTTTGTTTTACATCAACTTCTTTCTTTGACCAGCTATCAGGTGTTATATTTTCAAGGAAAATACTCACCTTTGTACTTTTTTTGGAAATTTTAGCAAGGGTCACATTCCAACTTGCTCGTTGAATAAATTGCTTAGGTTTTGCTCCTTTGTTTACTGCAAGTTCCAGATAAGGATTTTTGTAACCTGCATCATATTT
This genomic interval from Chryseobacterium joostei contains the following:
- a CDS encoding OmpA family protein, with product MAKGVKTIKFKGPYHPDMTVLGKRVTLLADKEVTFEVNDWLPGTTAEEKKKPVVWIKQTADRQGVIEKKASAVGYKFKIPKKYCGSYYYYIEASLSGKRDSNTTGLYVKGWTEPRIIDSAWCKQRGGEDSRKSYVFSYGHLIYLRLDTEGLNGEKVFVDVYKVVEGGKGLKDDKLIFTYYDVDVVDGQINLKIGNTYQWYGIIGKPKAKEEFYVRVKTASGLEVTDGKDKTHARFLRIQNNVVSKGIESSVTNTPTKVGLPDKNTKNTHKCTFRQINVDDNGEHFVVFKEGSTKFKKVTSETQLVTSRIHFAFDRAEIRPNERDVLQTILDFLLYNQHLDMTLSGHADDRGTLDYNQGLSERRAQAVKDFFVKGGLLKNRIKTRGYGEVNPAVSGKTEEAYKKNRRVEIDFSYLEYNQAALIYETIGPDAKKNKEITVSVIDRENKGCFRKEKHDKTTIYINETGGKDLLPKKGEKVKQTVFSQQAQFPKNYVLMLAKFLNPFSVIDYKFAFYINSCAYYASKKNATLEVRVYPDIIWIGHFQYNSEDKVMPYYFHEKNFTLEQGISDVLNELKNTTFYKIYRLFPANFIMEQTLLKYIESQAKSYFYGIHTIHNRTVEKSGQELSLVGTQTNLIKQTDYTRFAAAAVIYGFVVIGILVELLMIYLTRGRNIATKLQKFAKMARRADAVLKRMEDAGVELIPPAIAINAGMYYQKQKDGKLGVVYEVNIKADPLIALSFKKEFDLLQLITKTIQDIKGAMYPKDKVAKKKLDLNKENNNNIAEYFKNKGVPEIKGIIEVKGDIMFEHNVKYSLLTNTYSIIDKLKNGIFTAKDEVLLKDQIKFTATVLGSYKYEFEFDPLQTSIQGKLNITIQGSCGSRLRYGVDNKGGKGLFVKKTLYCSGIEGTYLGELKIKNRFTDVFDTSTNKGKPAPFTLIEPFEMPMYEIQLFKP
- a CDS encoding DUF4280 domain-containing protein → MAEKHIVVQGAMCKCQFGQAPDKLKVLSHQKEYANDKNASKKLIVTTKEIGGATFEKNTFGNCTKNGGPPPPCKIMVTEWQKFYEKVQLSNGGYIILEDSKAICAVAGTPCIEIIDHGQKAEASQQNFKNADKDVQQQINPLVDTESMYKDQPSGEGDEVI